In Treponema sp. J25, a single window of DNA contains:
- the tmk gene encoding dTMP kinase, with protein sequence MILQNFVVLEGTDGSGTTTQLELLQKKLPSSFFVATFEPTKGPIGKLLRESLRGKIPLEPKTLAYLFAADRQEHLYAPEGIVSHCQQQKLVISDRYVPSSLVYQGLFCGDAVVEQLNQDFPYPELLLYFRLPPEIAAGRYEQRSERDIYERLDFQKKIHQRYETVLPRYCEKGGTRCIVIDATKSIAEVAEEVWRALSHMPILKTICEAGTSQ encoded by the coding sequence ATGATACTACAAAACTTTGTGGTACTGGAAGGTACCGATGGGAGTGGAACAACCACCCAGCTTGAACTGTTACAAAAAAAACTACCCTCCTCTTTTTTTGTGGCGACCTTCGAGCCTACAAAAGGCCCTATTGGGAAGCTCCTTCGGGAGAGCCTTCGGGGAAAGATTCCATTAGAACCAAAGACCCTGGCCTATCTTTTTGCGGCGGACCGGCAAGAACACTTATATGCCCCTGAGGGAATTGTATCACACTGTCAGCAACAAAAACTGGTAATAAGCGACCGGTATGTTCCCAGTTCTCTGGTATACCAGGGACTTTTTTGCGGCGATGCGGTAGTAGAACAATTGAATCAGGATTTTCCGTATCCGGAACTGCTATTATATTTTCGACTTCCCCCTGAGATAGCCGCAGGTCGATACGAACAACGCTCGGAGCGGGATATATATGAGCGACTAGATTTTCAAAAAAAGATCCACCAGCGGTATGAAACGGTACTTCCCCGTTATTGCGAGAAAGGAGGAACCCGTTGTATCGTGATTGATGCAACAAAAAGTATCGCAGAGGTGGCTGAGGAAGTATGGAGGGCCCTCTCACATATGCCGATACTAAAAACGATATGCGAAGCAGGAACATCACAATAA
- the queA gene encoding tRNA preQ1(34) S-adenosylmethionine ribosyltransferase-isomerase QueA — protein sequence METGDFFFNLPSHLIAQHPSSQRGESRLMVVSRSSRTWQHRWMRDFPELLPQNAVLVFNNSRVRKARIYGTSLRNKKQEEFLLLESLSPFRWLALTKKMKQKKRGEQFQFTGEREGTIVDFKEGQVLLEFDKPVDDLWLDQHGHIPLPPYIKRKDEQADEERYQTVYAREVGSVAAPTAGLHFTEEILHELDRRGIVRAFVTLHVGMGTFLPVRSRRVEDHQMHEECYTVPLETAQLVNQAKQEGRPVVAIGTTSVRTLESAWRDGALHAESGKTRIFIYPGYHFQVVDQLFTNFHTPESTLLMLVCAFAGKDLIFQSYEAAIQEQYRFFSYGDAMYIQ from the coding sequence ATGGAAACAGGGGATTTCTTTTTTAATTTACCTTCCCACCTTATTGCGCAGCATCCTTCTTCTCAACGGGGAGAGAGTCGGTTGATGGTAGTCTCCCGTTCTTCCCGGACGTGGCAACACCGCTGGATGCGAGATTTCCCTGAGCTTCTTCCTCAGAATGCGGTGTTAGTATTCAACAATTCCCGGGTACGGAAGGCCCGTATTTACGGGACTTCTCTGCGAAATAAAAAGCAGGAAGAGTTTCTCCTTTTGGAATCCCTGTCTCCTTTCCGTTGGCTGGCTCTTACCAAAAAAATGAAGCAGAAAAAGAGGGGAGAACAGTTTCAATTTACCGGTGAACGAGAGGGCACTATCGTCGATTTTAAGGAAGGGCAGGTGCTCCTCGAATTTGATAAGCCCGTAGATGACCTCTGGCTCGACCAGCATGGGCATATACCGCTTCCCCCCTATATAAAGCGAAAGGATGAACAGGCTGACGAAGAACGGTATCAAACCGTATATGCCCGGGAAGTTGGTTCTGTAGCGGCCCCGACGGCGGGGCTCCACTTTACCGAAGAGATCCTTCATGAGCTTGACCGGCGGGGTATTGTACGGGCCTTTGTTACCCTTCATGTGGGGATGGGAACTTTTTTACCCGTACGAAGCAGGCGGGTAGAGGATCATCAGATGCATGAAGAGTGCTACACCGTTCCCCTGGAAACGGCCCAACTGGTAAACCAGGCAAAACAGGAAGGACGGCCGGTGGTTGCGATTGGTACGACAAGCGTTCGGACGTTAGAGTCCGCATGGAGAGACGGGGCCCTGCATGCGGAAAGCGGGAAGACGCGGATATTTATTTATCCGGGCTATCATTTTCAAGTGGTGGATCAGCTTTTTACCAATTTTCATACCCCTGAATCAACCTTGCTCATGCTCGTTTGTGCCTTTGCGGGGAAGGATCTCATCTTCCAGAGCTATGAGGCGGCAATCCAGGAGCAGTATCGTTTTTTTAGCTATGGGGATGCCATGTATATTCAATAA
- the ruvB gene encoding Holliday junction branch migration DNA helicase RuvB — translation MEHKKKGDPKNQAHPVSLLHPETVLEEDSTEGSLRPRYLREFIGQKNIKDNLSVFITAARQRKESLDHLFLIGPPGLGKTTLAQIVANELQVDFKVTSAPALDKPKDLAGILTTVTEGTVFFIDEIHRLKPTIEEMLYIAMEDYELDWVIGQGPSARTIRIPIPRFTLVGATTRAGMVSSPLISRFGITCRFSFYEQADMEAIVRRSADILQVPIEEGAIRLIAASSRGTPRVANRLLRRMRDFAQVFGGGTVSKEVVAEGLVRLEIDELGLERYDREILRIIIERYGGGPVGAETLAISVGESVETLEDYYEPYLIQAGLLQRTPRGRMATPFAYQHLKLEPQTNGNRGFLF, via the coding sequence ATGGAACATAAAAAAAAAGGAGACCCCAAAAATCAAGCCCATCCCGTCTCGCTGCTGCATCCTGAAACAGTCCTTGAAGAGGATAGCACGGAGGGATCCCTGCGTCCCCGGTATCTACGAGAATTTATTGGCCAAAAAAACATAAAAGATAACCTCTCAGTTTTCATTACCGCCGCCCGGCAGCGCAAGGAAAGTCTCGATCACCTTTTCTTAATTGGCCCTCCCGGGCTTGGAAAAACAACCCTTGCTCAAATTGTGGCAAATGAACTCCAGGTAGACTTTAAAGTTACCTCCGCTCCTGCCCTGGATAAGCCGAAGGACCTGGCAGGAATTCTTACCACCGTAACCGAAGGAACGGTATTTTTTATCGATGAAATCCATCGCTTAAAACCCACCATCGAAGAAATGTTGTATATTGCGATGGAAGATTATGAATTGGATTGGGTTATAGGCCAGGGTCCAAGTGCCCGGACTATCCGTATTCCCATTCCCCGTTTTACGTTAGTAGGGGCCACCACCCGGGCGGGGATGGTTTCGAGTCCCCTTATTAGTCGGTTTGGCATCACCTGTCGTTTTTCTTTTTATGAGCAGGCGGACATGGAAGCGATAGTGCGACGCTCCGCCGACATCCTTCAGGTGCCCATCGAAGAAGGAGCCATTCGTCTTATCGCTGCTTCAAGTCGGGGGACTCCCCGGGTGGCAAACCGGCTCCTCCGTCGGATGCGGGACTTTGCCCAGGTTTTTGGGGGAGGAACGGTGAGCAAAGAGGTCGTAGCGGAGGGCCTTGTCCGTCTTGAAATAGACGAGCTTGGCCTTGAACGGTACGATCGGGAAATTTTGCGGATCATCATCGAGCGCTATGGGGGAGGTCCCGTGGGGGCTGAAACCCTGGCCATTTCGGTAGGAGAATCGGTGGAAACCCTAGAAGATTACTACGAGCCCTACCTGATTCAGGCAGGGCTTTTGCAACGAACCCCTCGTGGTCGGATGGCAACGCCCTTCGCCTATCAACATCTTAAGCTGGAGCCTCAAACGAATGGAAACAGGGGATTTCTTTTTTAA
- the ruvA gene encoding Holliday junction branch migration protein RuvA yields the protein MFNSLRGILTARMGETVYLATGGIEWDITVPLLDSEQLPPVGSEVRLVVWLYHREDQMKLFGFTTEKRRETFLELIKVEGVGPRQAIKILSGISDEDLEAALEKEDVLRLQEVPGLGKKTAQKLILSLKGKLVGTPQKEGLPPLHEDLVVALTNMGYDRRAAQEAVLQANRELQDGAPLAQEEREKRLFKRAILILSGE from the coding sequence ATGTTTAACAGCCTTCGGGGAATCCTTACTGCCAGAATGGGAGAGACGGTGTATCTTGCTACCGGTGGTATTGAATGGGATATTACCGTACCGCTCCTGGATAGTGAACAGCTTCCTCCTGTAGGATCAGAGGTGCGTCTCGTCGTATGGTTGTACCATCGGGAAGATCAGATGAAACTCTTCGGTTTTACCACCGAAAAGCGACGGGAAACCTTTCTGGAACTCATTAAAGTAGAGGGTGTGGGGCCTCGACAGGCCATAAAAATCCTGAGCGGTATTAGTGATGAAGACCTCGAGGCTGCCTTAGAGAAGGAAGATGTTCTCCGATTACAAGAAGTGCCGGGTTTGGGGAAAAAGACAGCCCAAAAACTTATCCTTTCTTTAAAGGGAAAACTCGTTGGAACGCCTCAAAAAGAAGGGCTCCCTCCTCTCCATGAAGATCTTGTGGTGGCCCTTACTAACATGGGTTATGACCGAAGGGCCGCCCAGGAAGCGGTACTCCAGGCCAATCGGGAGTTACAGGATGGGGCGCCACTTGCTCAGGAAGAACGGGAAAAGCGCCTTTTTAAACGGGCAATCCTCATTTTAAGCGGTGAATGA